The Pseudomonas sp. TH06 genome has a window encoding:
- a CDS encoding YscX family type III secretion protein encodes MSRISAPHIGIEQLTEVGEQHRTSVLPERYVLPPDGHSVETHLDSLYPTDLAGRRLLAFARPDQSFQELLRPQAFRQALKNLEQQISTPDVPEFQAALALLKARSEDEYLLQMALHLLHKV; translated from the coding sequence GTGAGTCGGATCAGCGCCCCGCACATTGGCATTGAACAACTGACCGAGGTCGGGGAGCAGCATCGCACCAGCGTCTTGCCCGAGCGCTATGTACTGCCGCCCGATGGCCACTCAGTCGAGACTCACCTCGATAGTCTGTATCCGACGGACCTCGCCGGGCGGCGGCTGCTGGCGTTTGCCCGTCCCGACCAAAGCTTTCAGGAACTGCTGCGACCCCAGGCGTTTCGCCAGGCTCTGAAAAACCTCGAGCAGCAAATCTCTACGCCCGATGTGCCCGAGTTTCAGGCTGCGTTGGCGCTGCTCAAAGCCCGCAGCGAAGACGAGTATTTGCTGCAGATGGCCCTCCATTTGCTGCACAAGGTATGA
- a CDS encoding YscO family type III secretion system apparatus protein produces MTLPTLLRIKSLRVERAEQELQRQERRVAEAHRSHQSAIAEHQQYREWRQAQEHQLFEHCKAKPMNRKALEQWQQQVALLREKEAALEQGIAEHAEHLTQERERLRLSRRRLQEAQQQVEKFTELTRHALAEERLLLEFKEEQELEEFRRVEAVS; encoded by the coding sequence ATGACGTTACCCACCCTGCTGCGCATCAAGAGCTTGCGCGTCGAGCGCGCGGAACAGGAGCTGCAACGCCAGGAGCGGCGGGTCGCCGAGGCACACCGTAGCCATCAGTCGGCAATCGCCGAACACCAGCAATACCGAGAGTGGCGCCAGGCGCAAGAGCATCAATTGTTCGAGCACTGCAAGGCCAAACCCATGAACCGCAAAGCGCTTGAACAGTGGCAGCAACAAGTGGCCCTGCTGCGAGAAAAGGAGGCGGCACTGGAACAGGGCATCGCCGAGCACGCCGAACATCTGACCCAGGAACGCGAACGCCTGCGCTTGAGCCGACGGCGCTTGCAGGAGGCTCAGCAGCAGGTGGAAAAATTCACCGAATTGACCCGCCATGCCCTCGCCGAGGAACGGCTGTTGCTTGAGTTCAAAGAAGAACAGGAGCTCGAAGAGTTCCGTCGTGTCGAGGCCGTTTCATGA
- a CDS encoding TyeA family type III secretion system gatekeeper subunit: protein MAYGPSDLMGGLIGLVDKRWANVQDVQRLIVPLAIKDAARRIHFFREIKRLIRLIPTEIFSDEEQRQNLLNACQLALDLAIDQEEDEWQAQ from the coding sequence ATGGCATACGGGCCTTCTGACCTGATGGGAGGGTTGATCGGCCTGGTCGACAAACGCTGGGCGAACGTTCAGGACGTGCAGCGGCTGATCGTGCCGTTGGCAATCAAGGACGCGGCACGCCGGATCCATTTCTTTCGTGAGATCAAACGCCTGATCCGCCTGATCCCTACGGAAATTTTTAGCGATGAGGAGCAGCGTCAAAACCTGCTCAATGCCTGTCAGCTTGCGCTGGATCTGGCTATTGATCAGGAAGAAGACGAATGGCAGGCACAGTGA
- a CDS encoding sodium:proton antiporter, translated as MLELVAAFICLTTLLTFVNFRFIGLPPTIGVMVTALMFSLLLQGLSLLGYPGLEERVQQLIGQIDFGDLLMNWMLSFLLFAGALHVNLNDLRSYRWPIGLLATFGVLIATAVIGSLAYYIFALFGWHVSFLYCLLFGALISPTDPIAVLGVLRTANASKPLKTTIVGESLFNDGTAVVVFTVLLGIAQLGETPTVSATAMLFAHEAIGGVLFGGLIGYLVYLMIKSIEQHQIEVMLTLALVIGGSAMAAELHVSAPIAMVVAGLIIGNLGRNLAMNDMTRKYLDGFWELLDDMLNALLFALIGLELLLLPFNWLHVAAASLLAVAILLSRLLTVAPAILLLRRWRTVPRGTIRVLTWGGLRGGVSVALALSLPLGAERDLLLSITYIVVLSSILLQGLTIGRVVRGVTTPQSVSAADSAH; from the coding sequence ATGCTTGAACTTGTCGCCGCTTTCATCTGCCTCACCACCCTCCTGACTTTCGTCAATTTCCGCTTCATCGGCCTGCCGCCGACCATCGGCGTGATGGTCACCGCACTGATGTTCTCCCTGCTGCTGCAAGGCCTGAGCCTGCTCGGTTACCCCGGCCTCGAAGAGCGGGTGCAGCAACTGATCGGCCAGATCGACTTCGGCGATCTGCTGATGAACTGGATGCTGTCGTTCCTGCTGTTCGCCGGCGCCCTGCACGTCAACCTGAATGACTTACGCAGTTACCGCTGGCCCATCGGCCTGCTGGCGACGTTCGGTGTATTGATTGCGACCGCTGTGATCGGCAGCCTCGCCTATTACATTTTTGCCTTGTTCGGCTGGCATGTGAGCTTCCTCTACTGCCTGCTGTTCGGTGCGCTGATTTCGCCGACCGACCCGATCGCTGTGCTCGGCGTGTTGCGGACCGCCAACGCCTCGAAACCGCTGAAAACCACCATTGTCGGCGAATCGCTGTTCAACGACGGCACTGCGGTTGTGGTGTTCACCGTGTTGCTGGGCATCGCCCAACTCGGCGAAACCCCGACCGTCAGCGCCACCGCCATGCTCTTCGCTCATGAGGCGATTGGTGGCGTGCTGTTCGGTGGGCTGATCGGTTATCTGGTTTACCTGATGATCAAGAGCATCGAGCAGCACCAGATCGAAGTGATGCTGACGCTGGCGCTGGTCATCGGCGGCTCGGCGATGGCGGCCGAACTGCACGTCTCGGCGCCGATTGCGATGGTGGTCGCTGGTCTGATCATCGGCAACCTCGGTCGCAACCTGGCGATGAACGACATGACCCGCAAATACCTCGACGGCTTCTGGGAGCTGCTCGATGACATGCTCAACGCACTGCTGTTCGCGTTGATCGGTCTGGAACTGTTGCTCCTGCCGTTCAACTGGCTGCATGTGGCAGCGGCGAGCCTGCTGGCGGTGGCGATTCTGCTGTCGCGTCTGCTCACCGTGGCCCCGGCCATCCTGCTTTTGCGGCGCTGGCGGACCGTGCCACGCGGCACGATTCGCGTGTTGACCTGGGGTGGTTTGCGCGGTGGCGTATCGGTTGCCCTGGCCCTGTCACTACCGCTGGGTGCCGAGCGTGACTTGTTGCTGAGCATCACCTACATCGTCGTGCTGTCATCGATTCTGCTGCAGGGCCTGACCATTGGCCGCGTCGTTCGCGGGGTGACCACCCCGCAAAGCGTCAGCGCTGCCGACTCTGCACACTGA
- the sctQ gene encoding type III secretion system cytoplasmic ring protein SctQ produces MSSLKLPRVEACALALQQKVSRCRTRYPLADGEARLTFLAQPDALDVRLNVHWQGLALSWRCHSASLAGWLEPHLQEAAFSSLPPPLQLALLELESALLPGLIWKSIEPCRAESGTDTPMLALTLSRGAQRLVIWLEGAPDTLLACMPARPLAELTAIALRLSLQWGPVCLLPAQLHSLATGDLLLLPARHDAASPLLGVVEDRPWARFRHHDSQLELLAMHNEAPVETTQDLASLDQLPVQVSFEVGRQTLDLHTLATLQPGSLIDLATPLEGEVRILVNQRCLGVGELVSIQDRLGVRITRLLQDQPT; encoded by the coding sequence ATGAGCAGCCTGAAACTGCCTCGCGTTGAAGCTTGCGCACTGGCCTTGCAACAGAAAGTCAGTCGTTGTCGCACGCGCTACCCGCTCGCGGACGGCGAAGCCCGGCTGACGTTCCTGGCGCAGCCCGACGCGCTGGATGTGCGGCTCAATGTTCACTGGCAAGGTCTGGCCCTGAGCTGGCGCTGCCACAGTGCAAGCCTCGCCGGATGGCTTGAACCCCACTTGCAGGAAGCTGCGTTCAGCAGCCTGCCACCGCCGCTGCAATTGGCATTGCTGGAGCTGGAAAGTGCGCTGCTGCCGGGGCTCATCTGGAAAAGCATCGAACCGTGTCGGGCCGAGTCCGGCACGGACACACCGATGCTGGCATTGACGCTGTCACGCGGCGCGCAGCGTCTGGTGATCTGGCTTGAGGGTGCCCCCGACACGCTGCTTGCGTGCATGCCCGCGCGCCCATTGGCAGAGCTGACGGCAATTGCCTTGCGACTCTCGCTGCAATGGGGGCCGGTTTGCCTGCTCCCGGCGCAACTGCATTCACTGGCCACCGGTGATCTCCTGTTGCTGCCGGCGCGCCACGACGCCGCCAGCCCTTTACTCGGCGTCGTCGAAGACCGCCCATGGGCACGATTTCGCCACCACGATTCTCAACTGGAACTGCTCGCCATGCACAACGAAGCGCCCGTCGAAACCACACAGGATCTGGCCAGCCTGGATCAACTCCCGGTCCAGGTCAGTTTCGAAGTGGGCCGTCAGACCCTCGACCTGCACACCCTCGCCACCCTGCAGCCAGGATCATTGATCGATCTGGCCACGCCGCTCGAAGGCGAGGTACGGATTCTCGTCAATCAGCGCTGCCTTGGCGTGGGTGAACTGGTGAGCATTCAGGATCGCCTCGGCGTGCGTATCACCCGTCTGCTGCAGGATCAGCCCACATGA
- a CDS encoding type III secretion system needle length determinant, protein MPATGPRENTPVTAKNPEPGLPVPPGGPALGVVAETASDQHNSSGEQEQQPPLNALFEEPKAAAGMTQTPGDKLLARLLNNAEPPALSRDLDKLMQTLQLHIHTGVSRNGSTTLLQVNLAQLGQIDVQLAHSHGHLHVEIQASPGSLLQLQLARGDLMERLQRLNPGQPIQLTFNQHQHGSDQGSRQRRHVQDEWEPDT, encoded by the coding sequence GTGCCCGCCACAGGCCCGCGCGAAAACACCCCGGTGACCGCGAAGAACCCCGAACCGGGTCTGCCCGTTCCGCCCGGCGGCCCTGCACTCGGGGTCGTCGCAGAAACGGCCTCTGACCAGCACAATTCTTCTGGCGAGCAAGAGCAACAGCCGCCCTTGAATGCACTGTTCGAAGAGCCAAAAGCTGCTGCAGGCATGACCCAGACTCCGGGTGACAAACTGCTCGCCCGCTTGCTCAACAACGCCGAGCCGCCTGCGCTGAGTAGAGATCTCGACAAGCTGATGCAAACCCTGCAACTGCACATCCATACCGGCGTTTCCCGCAATGGAAGCACCACGTTGCTGCAGGTGAACCTGGCGCAACTGGGACAGATCGATGTGCAACTCGCCCATTCGCATGGGCACCTGCACGTTGAAATCCAGGCCAGTCCCGGAAGCCTGCTGCAACTTCAACTCGCCCGTGGCGACCTGATGGAGCGCCTGCAACGGCTCAACCCCGGACAACCGATCCAGTTGACCTTTAACCAGCATCAGCATGGAAGCGACCAAGGTTCGCGCCAGCGTCGGCACGTGCAGGACGAGTGGGAGCCAGACACATGA
- the sctT gene encoding type III secretion system export apparatus subunit SctT translates to MSIQDLQQLLLAYTLLLPRIISCFVVMPILSKQMLGGGLLRNGVACSLALFAYPTVAGTLPMTLDGIDLAMLIGKEVLLGLLIGFVATIPFWAIEATGFIIDNQRGASIASTLNPTLGSQTSPTGLLLTQTLITLFFTGGAFLTLIGALYQSYVSWPVATFFPYIGSQWVDFFYGQFAQLLRLCLLLAAPLLIAMFLAEFGLALISRFAPSLNVFILAMPIKSIVASLLLVIYLNVLMDHAYDSLLIAIDPLRQLRPVLETP, encoded by the coding sequence ATGAGCATTCAGGACCTGCAACAGCTTCTGCTGGCCTACACCCTGCTGCTGCCAAGAATCATCAGCTGCTTTGTGGTCATGCCGATTCTCAGCAAACAAATGCTCGGTGGCGGTCTGCTGCGCAATGGCGTGGCATGCTCACTGGCACTGTTCGCCTACCCCACCGTCGCCGGCACATTACCGATGACGCTGGATGGCATTGATCTGGCCATGCTGATCGGCAAAGAAGTGCTGCTCGGCCTGCTCATCGGATTTGTCGCAACGATCCCGTTCTGGGCCATCGAGGCGACCGGCTTCATCATCGACAACCAGCGCGGGGCCTCCATTGCCTCGACGCTCAACCCGACGCTGGGCAGCCAGACCAGCCCTACCGGCTTGTTGCTGACACAAACCCTGATCACCCTGTTTTTCACCGGAGGCGCGTTTCTGACCTTGATCGGCGCGCTGTATCAGAGTTACGTCAGTTGGCCGGTCGCGACGTTCTTCCCGTATATCGGTAGCCAGTGGGTGGACTTTTTCTACGGGCAATTCGCGCAACTGCTGCGTTTGTGCCTGTTGCTTGCCGCGCCCCTGCTGATCGCCATGTTCCTGGCCGAATTCGGCCTGGCCCTGATCAGCCGTTTCGCCCCGTCGTTGAACGTGTTCATCCTCGCGATGCCGATCAAAAGCATCGTCGCCAGCCTGCTGTTGGTGATTTACCTGAACGTATTGATGGACCACGCCTATGACAGCCTGTTGATCGCCATCGATCCGCTGCGCCAGTTGCGCCCGGTACTGGAGACGCCATGA
- the sctU gene encoding type III secretion system export apparatus subunit SctU, which translates to MSAEKTEQPTPKKIRDARAKGQVVKSREVVSTALILALIATLIGFSDYYMEHLGQLMLMPEEYVNLPFRLALQLMVENLFQEMIYLCLPLLVVAAVVVIAAHLAQYGFLLSGESIMPDLQKINPVEGAKKIFSMRSLVDFLKSLFKVALLTVLVWTTLADNLDALVRLPGCGLACIAPVIGLLLEHLLVVCGVGFIVISALDYAFERYQHTKQLRMSKDEVKREYKEMEGSPEIKSKRRQFHQELQSSNLRADVKRSSVIVANPTHIAVGIRYVKGETPLPIVTLKHTEAMALQVRRIAEEEGIPVLHRVPLARALYQDSHVDQYIPADLIQTTAEVLRWLDSQQQTPPPEL; encoded by the coding sequence ATGAGTGCGGAAAAAACCGAACAGCCCACACCGAAGAAAATCCGCGATGCACGGGCCAAAGGCCAAGTCGTCAAAAGCCGGGAAGTGGTGTCCACCGCACTGATCCTGGCATTGATCGCCACGCTCATCGGGTTCTCCGACTACTACATGGAGCACCTCGGGCAACTGATGCTGATGCCCGAAGAGTACGTGAACCTGCCTTTCCGACTGGCCTTGCAGTTGATGGTGGAAAACCTGTTCCAGGAGATGATTTATCTCTGCCTGCCACTGTTGGTCGTCGCCGCAGTGGTAGTGATCGCGGCGCATCTGGCGCAGTACGGGTTCCTGCTCAGCGGCGAATCGATCATGCCCGATCTGCAAAAGATCAACCCGGTGGAAGGCGCCAAGAAGATCTTTTCGATGCGCAGCCTGGTGGACTTTCTCAAATCGCTGTTCAAGGTGGCATTGCTCACGGTGTTGGTGTGGACGACTCTGGCCGACAATCTCGATGCGCTGGTCCGCCTGCCCGGTTGTGGCCTGGCCTGCATCGCACCGGTGATCGGTCTGCTGCTTGAGCATCTGCTGGTGGTCTGTGGCGTCGGGTTCATCGTGATCTCGGCGCTTGACTACGCCTTCGAGCGTTACCAGCACACCAAGCAATTGCGCATGAGCAAGGACGAGGTCAAACGCGAATACAAAGAGATGGAAGGCAGCCCGGAAATCAAAAGCAAGCGGCGGCAGTTTCACCAGGAATTGCAGTCGAGCAACCTGCGCGCTGACGTCAAACGCTCCTCGGTGATCGTCGCCAACCCCACCCACATCGCCGTGGGCATTCGCTACGTGAAGGGCGAGACGCCGCTGCCGATCGTCACCTTGAAACACACCGAAGCCATGGCCCTGCAGGTGCGGCGGATTGCCGAGGAAGAAGGCATCCCGGTATTGCACCGAGTGCCGCTGGCCCGGGCGCTGTATCAGGACAGTCATGTCGATCAGTACATCCCCGCTGACTTGATTCAGACCACCGCTGAAGTGTTGCGCTGGCTCGACAGTCAGCAACAAACCCCTCCACCGGAGCTGTAA
- a CDS encoding type III secretion protein: MMLKPVQQNLLLLLGWLQLQCGQPGRARIFLEALLAVDPTHRQARRALVVALLQLEEGALAERQCDRLLADGEDDLALWDCVSRACQLQGRMADARVAHERFLSQRESYERAV; the protein is encoded by the coding sequence ATGATGTTGAAACCGGTACAGCAAAACCTGCTGCTACTGCTCGGCTGGTTACAGCTGCAGTGCGGCCAGCCAGGTCGGGCACGGATATTTCTTGAGGCGCTGCTGGCGGTTGATCCGACCCATCGCCAGGCGCGCAGGGCGTTGGTGGTGGCGCTGTTGCAACTGGAGGAGGGCGCATTGGCCGAACGTCAATGCGACCGGTTGCTGGCCGATGGCGAGGATGACCTGGCGCTGTGGGACTGTGTCAGTCGCGCGTGCCAGTTACAGGGACGCATGGCCGATGCCCGCGTCGCTCACGAACGGTTTCTGAGTCAGCGAGAGTCTTATGAACGCGCTGTCTGA
- the sctS gene encoding type III secretion system export apparatus subunit SctS — MNNAEILHFTSQSLWLVLILSMPTVLMAAAVGTLVSLVQALTQIQEQTLGFVAKLIAVVVTLFVTAGWMGNELYAFAELTLLKIPLVR, encoded by the coding sequence GTGAATAACGCCGAGATCCTTCACTTCACCAGCCAGAGCCTGTGGCTGGTGCTGATTCTGTCGATGCCCACTGTGCTCATGGCCGCTGCCGTCGGCACGCTGGTGTCGCTGGTGCAGGCACTGACCCAAATCCAGGAGCAGACACTGGGTTTCGTCGCCAAACTGATTGCCGTGGTCGTCACACTGTTTGTCACGGCCGGCTGGATGGGCAACGAGTTGTATGCCTTCGCCGAACTGACCCTGCTCAAGATTCCCCTCGTGCGATGA
- the sctW gene encoding type III secretion system gatekeeper subunit SctW: protein MAIIQSVVPAASLPDRQTEAGIARESRPTGSFQGERVQYVSISQSMADAAEELTFAFSERVEKSLAKRSVSDGHARLSEILEMLEEHLRKVPDLESQQKLEALVAHLGSGQLNNLAQLKAYLKGFSREISHQFVALTFARKELADKTDAWAIVELIDQALLEMAQEQGHAIELGLQIGPLAKEAAEQGIGDIQSLRDTYRDAVMDYRGLSAAWDDIHARFGNSALEGVTGFLMKALSADLDSQQARLDPIKLERVMSDMHKLRVLTGLSDQVNALWQALVTGERGHGIRAF from the coding sequence ATGGCCATTATTCAGAGTGTCGTCCCTGCGGCGTCGCTGCCGGATCGACAGACCGAGGCGGGCATTGCGCGTGAAAGCCGGCCGACCGGCAGCTTCCAGGGCGAACGTGTGCAGTACGTTTCCATCAGTCAGTCGATGGCTGACGCCGCTGAAGAACTGACCTTCGCGTTCTCCGAGCGAGTGGAAAAGTCGTTGGCCAAGCGCAGCGTCAGCGACGGTCATGCGCGGCTCAGTGAAATCCTCGAAATGCTCGAAGAGCACCTCAGGAAAGTCCCGGACCTTGAGTCGCAACAAAAACTCGAAGCCCTCGTCGCGCACCTCGGCAGCGGCCAGTTGAACAACCTTGCGCAGCTCAAGGCGTACCTCAAGGGGTTTTCTCGAGAGATCAGTCATCAGTTTGTTGCCCTGACCTTTGCGCGCAAAGAGCTGGCCGACAAGACCGACGCCTGGGCGATAGTCGAGCTGATTGACCAGGCGCTGCTGGAGATGGCCCAGGAACAGGGCCACGCCATCGAGCTTGGCTTGCAGATCGGGCCGTTGGCGAAGGAGGCTGCAGAGCAGGGGATTGGAGACATCCAGTCACTGCGAGACACCTACCGCGATGCCGTCATGGACTATCGCGGCCTGAGTGCGGCGTGGGACGACATTCATGCGCGGTTCGGCAATAGCGCGCTGGAAGGCGTGACCGGATTTTTGATGAAGGCGTTGAGTGCCGACCTCGACAGTCAGCAGGCGCGGCTCGACCCGATCAAGCTCGAACGGGTAATGAGCGACATGCACAAGTTGCGGGTGCTGACGGGCCTTTCGGACCAGGTCAACGCGCTCTGGCAGGCGCTGGTAACAGGGGAGCGAGGGCATGGCATACGGGCCTTCTGA
- the sctN gene encoding type III secretion system ATPase SctN — MHLSLEHITGQMQQAIDKGRLIQIRGRVTQVTGTLLKAVVPGVRVGELCQLRNPDQSLSLMAEVIGFQQHQALLTPLGEMLGISSNTEVSPTGTMHQVGVGDHLLGQVLDGLGQPLNGISLGEPAAWYPVYRDAPDPMSRQLIQRPISLGVRTIDGLLTCGEGQRMGIFAAAGGGKSTLLATLMRSADVDVIVLALVGERGREVREFIESDLGEQGLKRSVLVVATSDRPAMERAKAGFVATTIAEYFRDQGKRVLLLMDSVTRFARAQREIGLAAGEPPTRRGYPPSVFAALPRLMERAGQSDKGSITALYTVLVEGDDMTEPVADETRSILDGHIILSRKLAASNHYPAIDVLRSVSRVMNQIVTSEHRNGANQLREWLARYEEVELLIKIGEYQKGQDPVADRAIEKMEGIRAWLRQGTHEPSDLPRCLEQLMSLTR; from the coding sequence ATGCACCTCTCACTCGAACACATCACTGGCCAGATGCAGCAGGCCATCGATAAAGGTCGGCTGATTCAAATTCGCGGCCGGGTTACCCAAGTCACCGGCACACTGCTCAAAGCGGTGGTCCCGGGTGTGCGCGTGGGCGAACTGTGCCAACTGCGCAACCCGGACCAGTCGCTGTCGCTGATGGCCGAAGTCATCGGGTTTCAGCAGCATCAGGCGCTCTTGACCCCGCTGGGTGAAATGCTCGGTATCTCCTCGAACACTGAAGTCAGCCCGACCGGCACCATGCATCAGGTTGGCGTCGGCGATCACTTGCTGGGTCAGGTGCTTGATGGCCTCGGTCAGCCACTCAACGGCATCAGCCTGGGTGAGCCCGCTGCCTGGTACCCGGTTTACCGCGATGCACCGGACCCGATGAGCCGTCAGTTGATCCAGCGGCCGATTTCCCTCGGCGTGCGCACCATCGACGGCCTGCTGACGTGCGGTGAGGGTCAGCGCATGGGCATATTCGCAGCGGCCGGCGGAGGTAAAAGCACGCTGCTGGCCACTTTGATGCGCAGCGCTGACGTCGACGTCATCGTTCTGGCGCTGGTCGGTGAGCGAGGCCGGGAGGTACGCGAATTCATCGAGTCGGACCTCGGTGAGCAAGGGCTCAAACGCTCGGTGCTGGTGGTCGCCACATCTGACCGACCGGCCATGGAGCGCGCCAAGGCCGGGTTTGTCGCCACCACGATTGCCGAGTATTTCCGCGACCAGGGTAAACGCGTGCTGCTGCTGATGGACTCGGTGACCCGGTTTGCCAGGGCCCAGCGAGAGATCGGCCTGGCCGCTGGCGAGCCGCCGACCCGGCGCGGCTACCCGCCCTCGGTGTTCGCCGCCTTGCCGCGATTGATGGAGCGGGCCGGCCAGTCGGACAAAGGTTCGATTACCGCGCTGTATACCGTGCTGGTCGAAGGCGACGACATGACCGAGCCCGTGGCGGACGAGACCCGCTCGATTCTCGACGGACACATCATCCTCTCGCGCAAGCTGGCCGCGTCCAATCACTACCCGGCCATTGATGTACTGCGTTCGGTCAGCCGGGTGATGAACCAGATCGTGACAAGCGAACACCGCAATGGCGCCAACCAATTGCGCGAATGGCTAGCCCGCTACGAAGAGGTCGAGTTGCTGATCAAGATCGGCGAATACCAGAAAGGCCAGGACCCGGTGGCCGACCGGGCCATCGAGAAAATGGAAGGTATCCGTGCCTGGTTGCGTCAAGGCACTCACGAACCCAGTGATCTGCCGCGCTGCCTTGAACAACTCATGAGTCTGACCCGATGA
- the sctR gene encoding type III secretion system export apparatus subunit SctR: MIQLPDELSLIFGLALLALLPFIAVMATSFIKMTVVFSLLRNALGVQQIPPNMAMYGLAIILSLYVMAPVGFATRDYLRTHDVSLSNTESVEQFLDEGMEPYRAFLKKQIKPREHAFFVDSTRQVWPSEYADRLEPDSLLILLPAFTVSELSRAFEIGFLIYLPFIAIDLIISNILLAMGMMMVSPMTISLPFKLLLFVLLDGWARLTHGLVISYGG; this comes from the coding sequence ATGATTCAACTGCCTGACGAGCTCAGCCTGATTTTCGGATTGGCGCTGCTGGCATTGCTGCCATTCATTGCGGTCATGGCCACCTCATTCATCAAGATGACCGTGGTCTTCTCATTGCTGCGCAACGCCCTCGGCGTGCAACAGATCCCGCCAAACATGGCCATGTACGGTTTGGCGATCATCCTGAGCCTGTACGTGATGGCCCCCGTCGGTTTCGCGACCCGCGATTACTTGCGTACACATGACGTCAGTCTCAGCAACACCGAGTCGGTGGAGCAGTTCCTCGACGAAGGCATGGAGCCGTATCGGGCCTTTCTGAAAAAGCAGATCAAGCCCCGCGAACACGCATTCTTCGTCGACAGCACCCGTCAGGTCTGGCCCAGCGAGTACGCGGACCGCCTCGAACCCGACAGCCTGTTGATCCTGCTGCCGGCGTTCACTGTCAGTGAACTGAGTCGCGCCTTCGAAATCGGTTTTCTGATTTACCTGCCGTTCATCGCGATTGACCTGATCATCTCGAACATCCTGCTGGCGATGGGGATGATGATGGTTTCGCCGATGACCATTTCCTTGCCGTTCAAGTTGCTGCTGTTCGTCTTGCTGGATGGCTGGGCGCGGCTGACTCACGGTCTCGTGATCAGTTACGGAGGTTGA
- the sycN gene encoding type III secretion chaperone SycN, which translates to MHWIDQALAQFCQDLGVVVPAPAGALIQLEFEESGTLQLERHERKLTLWLAVDLAWHQVHQGAIRALALTFSRTGPALPMRCAWASGRLLLLITLDDRRVTAPVLHQALRTLSSARRAVLEP; encoded by the coding sequence ATGCACTGGATTGACCAGGCATTGGCCCAGTTTTGCCAGGACCTCGGGGTGGTCGTACCCGCTCCGGCAGGGGCGCTGATTCAGCTGGAGTTCGAAGAGTCCGGCACACTGCAACTCGAGCGGCATGAGCGCAAACTTACGCTGTGGCTGGCGGTGGATCTGGCGTGGCATCAGGTTCATCAGGGGGCGATTCGTGCCTTGGCGTTGACCTTCAGCCGCACCGGGCCGGCATTGCCGATGCGATGCGCGTGGGCGAGCGGACGTCTGTTACTGCTGATCACTCTGGATGATCGGCGCGTCACCGCCCCGGTGTTGCATCAGGCGCTGCGCACATTGAGTTCGGCGCGCCGCGCGGTGCTTGAGCCGTGA